The genomic interval CactaaaaatcacattttgtttataaaatcctgTTATAGTAATGTGTTAGACcaaaaattgattattttaagtATTCCTTATTAGGTTTATTAACATTTTCGCCATGGGTAAAGAAGAAAATATCCTTCAATGAATTATAATCCTGCCTGGAAATCTCATGGTTCTGCCGAAAGGCTACTGGCCTTCCGCAAACCACCAGTTTAACGTGAATATCCGCTTACGTCCCTAGCTAGGTAGGCATTGACGGTATAGACCTTAGGCCTAGATATTAAGGCATAATATACAACAACTGCCCTAGTTCTATTATTAACAtaaatagctaggcctaggcctacaaaacaatACCgataaacacaaaaacaaagtAACAATGTTTATGTCTTCTGGATCCATATTCCAAAAATAGGTTGGGTGGTACACTACCTACATTACAAAATTAGtattagcctaggccctaggcccaGTAGCTGTAGGTTAGACTATTCTTAATTGCGAATTGCCAAAACGTAAAAAAGAACAGactcaattattattaaaccattaaataatgcacttgtcaattgtatgacccactatacgacccccgggagaggtgcgtcatttgtccgatgtgcgtcgacctttgaataccatgacgcacccgtgcatCAAAAATGTAACTTActtttaggtgaccatgacgcacccattttgacgcactgtgaccatgttgtttatgatatggtgggtggtaaagtgacggacattgacacaccttgttcattgatgtgacgtaccatctaggttttttgacgcacccctgcgtcagtaattatttgtaaatgacgcacccatgacgcacctctcccgggggtcgtatagtgggtcatacaattgacaagtgcataattaTCCATTCAACAACATTGCAAACTCCACTATCACTAAAACTAACCTAAAAATCGTTATTGTTTTTTAGTAAAACCATGGGACGTGTTATCCGAGGCCAACGAAAGGGCGCTGGAAGCGTCTTTAAGTCTCACAACAAGCACAGGAAGGGGCCTGCTAGACTCCGAACTATTGACTTTGCCGAAAGACATGGCTACATCAAAGGCATTGTTAAGGTGTGGTATGGTACCTAACaatcggggggggggggggggggaatggCAAAAGGCTTCTTACTTTCTAGGagttatcagataatctatattgttttgactaCTCTtataacatgaccacagtgctgattttgaaATCGGAGGAGAATGAATGGATACAGATTTATATGCTTAATTGAAAGTATTAACACAGCCTACAAAACAATTGGTCTCCTcaagttttttttgttatgtatatactgaaatagaccAAATagataatgaaatgaaataacaatGTTGATTATCTAACATTTATTGCTATTTTTTATCTCTAGGACATAATTCATGACCCTGGCCGTGGTGCTCCACTTGCCAGAGTTCAGTTCCGAGACCCTTACAAATTCAAGAAGAGGAATGAACTGATGATAGCTGCAGAAGGCATGTACACAGGACAATTCATATACTGTGGAAAGAAAGGTAAATCATCTTCGTCAAATGTTGAGTACCGtatatcctcgggtataatcccactttgGGTCTAATCCCACCCCATACtttgtctgatttcacaaaccagcatagtcccagtattgactggTCTGGATGTAGACCTTTCCAcccagttcagatgagtttttacaagaaatgcttataataatcatttttttcatgAACCAGGCCTTTCCCAGGTATATATATTCAGCCCGATTTCGTGTTCTATTGGGTGGGATTAAATCAGAGGATATACGgtaattacaatacatttttattttaaaaactttgaaACATAGGTTTATTTACCCAAAgaaacaggacactgagctcaccTTGCTAAAATATATGAATCTTTTGATCatatgtctggctgcaacaaatcCCAACAGTACTGATTTAAATTGGTTTCATGGCCACAGTTTGGTGGATAGTAACAAACTTATCCAGATAAATAACTAGCCTCAACCGGCCTTATGAAATAATATAAGCAGGGTGAAGATTCTactaaaaaatgtgttttctttgtgtttttttttttcatgttggCTTGTGTTTCTGTTTTCATATTTGTCATTGACATTGCACTTTTATCTTGCAGCTGCTTTAGCTATAGGTAATGTGATGCCAGTTGGCAGCATGCCAGAAGGAACTATCGTATGTGCCGTTGAAGAAAAGACCGGTGATAGAGGTGCGCTTGCACGTGCGTCTGGTAACTACGCCACTGTCATCTCTCACAACCCAGACACAAGGAAAAGTCGTATTAAGTTGCCATCTGGTGCCAAGAAAGTTATCCACTCTGCCAATCGCGCCATGGTTGGTAAGTAATCACCCGATgggtttaaaataataataatagatagatttatatagcgtAAATAAACAATATCTCAATGCGCACGAACAATAAAGAGTGGAAGCCAAAAGGAAGATAACGaaaagacaaaaacaccaaGCTGGCACCCAAACTGGAGTATGAGGATACACTATCACCGTACCACAGTTAGCATCGGTTATTTAAGTCTTGATGTTTTCCGGCTTAGTTCATCATCTGGTATGACGAATCAaacatattttgatattaattgatttagtcatctaaaatcatcatcaaaacGCTTCGTTTTACTATTTTGTGCCATTTATTCCTTTCATGGTCGGGTGTGTTTCACGTGGGCCAGTGTAATTTATACTGTTTTCCTGTATCATTTTGTCCATATTTTCTTCGGTCTTCCAACGTGTGTTTTACCTTTCTTGTTACTTCCTGTAGAGCTAGTTTTGCGGGTGCGTTatcattatcaatttatttaattttgttttctactTTGTTGTCCTTTATTTTAtcttacagtatatttaatttatttgttattgttacatgtttatgtctcgtcatgtatttttgtgagggtccctaatgatcagcttcggctggatggaccaccctcgtaaactAAAACAGACTTAGAAAAAGACTTTTCTGTAGGTTTGAActgaataaatgttttatttttctgcttaaatgatttatttttttttttattattaaatttgttttaaaatttgttgtAGGTATTGCTGCAGGAGGTGGGCGTATTGACAAACCTCTCCTAAAGGCTGGTAGAGCTTACCACAAGTACAAGGCTAAGAGAAACTGTTGGCCTACTGTACGTGGTGTTTGCATGAACCCGGTAGAACATCCCCACGGTGGTGGTAACCATCAGCATATCGGTGCACCATCAACTGTCAGACGAGACACGTCAGCTGGTCGCAAGGTCGGTTTGATTGCCGCTCGTCGTACTGGTCGACTCCGCGGAACCAAGAAGATCAAAGACAAGGAATAAACTTAAAATCTGTAATTATCAAAAATCCATgcgtaaaaaaataaatacaaagaagGAAATTTTAGTatagtgttgttttttttagtaattagAGTTCAAAAGTAATGTAGCGTCCCTCACTagcaaaaatgtcaaaaaatacaacatttttttagcCATgttaagaaataataaaatcaacataaactgttaagctctgtctgcactatcaaactttatgagacaaaaaaatgtgatgtgcccatatatggacatgatgatgtcatatcactaccatatttaagcagatcactaccatatttaggcacatcacactagtttgatagtgtagacagagcttaacacaaaATGATTTGCCATAAAATCTGTGTTACAAATTGATTTGATAAAATCACCACATTCACATTCATGTCTAAGTAACTcgggtttaaaatgaaatgGTAATTACTGTCAAGTTTTACTAAGAGATACCAtgtttattacaatatttcCGTTCCATATACACCTGTTGTTTAGTTGTCTATATCGTTAGTTGTATAAAAAGATTGACGTCTTGTCATATCACTAatatatttggccacatcacaccttttttgtcaatctaatttgatagtgtagacagctttataaTGCTAAATTACTTGCATTCTTTAATtctgtatttataaaatgtaggcCAAAAAACCTTGatctctatctacactatcaaattttatgtgacaaaacaatgtgatgtgcccatatgtggacatAATGAcgtcgtatcactaccatattcagggaacattttcgccagtgtagcatagcaaaaagctatacaaaacaaccttattgctacacattttgaaaattgtgtagcaaaaaatacaatacaaaactatgcttttcgacttaaaaatcagtttgattagcaaaattgctaaacaaaatttttaaataacatttttccctgatatttgggcacactacatttgactagtttgatagtgcagacagagctttttaGTCCATTACCTCCAAACAATAGGGCTGTGTGGTGCATTTGTAGCAGCTACCATATTTGAGCTAGTCTAAATTGGCATTTCTTAGTTAATCTTTTTACCTAATTTTACCTTCCATTTTCGCAACGACAACCATGTGAATACCCACACGTGCGTAGTATGACTTTTCGACATGACAGCTTCATAGTCGCTTGGTGAACATGTGTTTGTAGTTGTATATTGCCGTTTAATTAAAGTACACTGTAATTACATTTAGGGATCTTGTCAAAATGTTTTTGCTGTTGTAATTACATTTAGGGATCATGCAAAATTGTTTTACTGTGTAGAGTAAATTCAATAATGCGATGTGATGTGTGCGTTTAAGGGTATTTCCCGAGGTTTGTCAATGAAAACACACTTTTAGGCGTAATTCGATGTCAGacagcattttttttatttactgtacattGGCCGCCACCGGTATATTTAAATTAGGACATGCACTACCTAAGcctaaggccaatttacacagacgagcggtaacggtaataaaaatatagaataatagggaggtttcgcaaccttacgtatacgataacgaaaacggatacgtcatacatttgtgaaacttttgagctgatccccatttcatattcgtaaagcgtattcgtgttgacgaatatcaccagtcatattcgtaactacaaaacgagtaggcctatagtttttgatctattttgcacattttgcatttgaatcaggaatgattcatgattataatataaatatagatttattgaaagtaatttactaaagtaatttactaaaatgccaagtcaattttgataaatagcagttttgaaagtcactcgctttgatgttacgctaggcctaagcagccaagcaccaagcaacacgtacctgcgcttcgctcaaatttaccgcagtcattattttggacgcgcctcaatatttcgttgccatgcgaaacagatttttttatgtcttacgaaaacgaatacatgtgc from Antedon mediterranea chromosome 5, ecAntMedi1.1, whole genome shotgun sequence carries:
- the LOC140048835 gene encoding large ribosomal subunit protein uL2, translating into MGRVIRGQRKGAGSVFKSHNKHRKGPARLRTIDFAERHGYIKGIVKDIIHDPGRGAPLARVQFRDPYKFKKRNELMIAAEGMYTGQFIYCGKKAALAIGNVMPVGSMPEGTIVCAVEEKTGDRGALARASGNYATVISHNPDTRKSRIKLPSGAKKVIHSANRAMVGIAAGGGRIDKPLLKAGRAYHKYKAKRNCWPTVRGVCMNPVEHPHGGGNHQHIGAPSTVRRDTSAGRKVGLIAARRTGRLRGTKKIKDKE